In Streptomyces violaceusniger Tu 4113, one DNA window encodes the following:
- a CDS encoding PQQ-dependent sugar dehydrogenase: MRRPRVTSVLAAAAAVLLVAGCSSDGDSIISPGGRSSAPSKPGGGGSSSGEPSPTESAAPAKGSVKVVRTLTTKLDSPWGLAPLPGGDLLVSSRDTGKIFKVSADTGKKTEVGSVPGVSAAGEGGLLGLAVSSDFGADHMVYAYFTTDSDNRIVRMVYDDKRPAGDQLGAPDTIFKGIPKGTIHNGGRIAFGPDKMLYAGTGESGDRGLAQDMDSFGGKILRMTPDGEPAPRNPDAQSVVYTWGHRNVQGLAWDADKRLWASEFGQDTWDELNPIEPGKNYGWPEVEGKAGKKGFVDPIEQWKPKDASPSGIAFAKGSIWMAGLRGERLWRIPLKGDKPVAKPQSFLDGKYGRLRSVVAADDGGLWLTTSNTDGRGKPGKQDDRILRLEVR, encoded by the coding sequence ATGCGACGCCCTCGCGTGACCTCTGTACTCGCCGCCGCTGCCGCCGTGTTGCTCGTGGCGGGCTGCTCGTCCGACGGCGACAGCATCATCAGTCCGGGCGGCCGCTCGTCCGCGCCCTCGAAGCCGGGCGGCGGGGGCTCCTCCTCTGGCGAGCCCTCGCCGACGGAGTCCGCGGCGCCCGCGAAGGGCTCGGTGAAGGTGGTGCGCACACTCACCACGAAGCTGGACTCCCCCTGGGGGCTGGCGCCGCTGCCCGGCGGGGATCTGCTGGTCTCCTCGCGGGACACCGGGAAGATCTTCAAGGTCTCGGCGGACACCGGGAAGAAGACCGAGGTGGGGTCCGTCCCGGGCGTCTCCGCCGCCGGTGAGGGCGGGCTGCTGGGGCTGGCGGTCTCCTCCGACTTCGGCGCGGACCATATGGTCTACGCGTACTTCACCACCGACTCGGACAACCGCATCGTCCGCATGGTGTACGACGACAAGCGCCCCGCGGGCGATCAACTGGGCGCCCCGGACACGATCTTCAAGGGCATCCCCAAGGGCACGATTCACAACGGCGGCCGCATCGCTTTCGGCCCGGACAAGATGCTCTACGCGGGCACGGGAGAGAGCGGTGACCGCGGGCTCGCCCAGGACATGGACTCCTTCGGCGGCAAGATCCTGCGGATGACCCCGGACGGCGAGCCCGCGCCCCGCAATCCGGACGCCCAATCGGTTGTCTACACCTGGGGTCACCGCAATGTGCAGGGCCTGGCCTGGGATGCGGACAAGCGGCTGTGGGCCTCCGAGTTCGGCCAGGACACCTGGGACGAGCTCAATCCGATCGAGCCGGGCAAGAACTACGGCTGGCCGGAGGTCGAGGGCAAGGCCGGTAAGAAGGGCTTTGTCGATCCGATCGAGCAGTGGAAGCCCAAGGACGCCTCGCCGAGCGGAATCGCCTTCGCCAAGGGCTCGATCTGGATGGCGGGGCTGCGCGGTGAGCGGCTGTGGCGCATTCCGCTGAAGGGCGACAAGCCGGTGGCGAAGCCGCAGTCGTTCCTGGACGGGAAGTACGGACGGCTGCGCAGCGTGGTGGCGGCGGACGACGGGGGGCTGTGGCTGACGACGAGCAATACAGATGG